TGTTGATGGCGCCGCCGAGGACGCCGACGAAGGCGCGGGCCGGTTTGCCGCCCAGGGTCGGGAGCTTGGCCAGGCCGTACTTGATGCCGCTCTTGCTCAGGTTGTCCCAGGACCAGGGGCCATTGATGGTCATGGCCGCCTCCCCCTTATTGAATTTGGCCTCGGCGACCCCGTAGTCCAGGCCGCGGGGCAGGTGGCCCTGTTCGATCAGGTTGGCGACGAAGGCGACCCCCTGCTTGGAGCCCGCATTGTTGATCCCGGTGTCCTTGACGTCGAAACTGCCGTCCGCGCGCTTCTTGAAGGCATAGCCGCCTCCGGCCGCGAGCAGGGGATAGGTGAAATAAGGGGTCTCATAGGCCCAGAGGATGGCGTGCTTGTTGTCTTTCTGGAGTCTGGTGTCCAGCGCCGCCATTTCCTCGAAGGTCTTGGGTGGACCGTCCGGCAGCAGATCCTTGTTATAGATCAGGGACACCGCTTCCGCGGCGATAGGGTAGCCGTAGACCTTGCCGTCGATGCTGACCGCATCCCAGGCAAAATCATCGATTTTGGCACGCATCTGGGCACTGGGATTGAGCGGCGCGATGAGACCGCCCTTGGCCCATTCGCCGAAGCGGTCATGGGGCCAGAACATGATGTCCGGTCCCTGGGCATTGGAGGCGACCTGCTGGAAGCGCTGCTCCACGTTGTCCGGGTGGGAGACCTCGACCGGTACGCCGGTATCCGCGGTGAAGCGTTTGGCGACCTCGGCGAGACCGTTGTAGCCCTTGTCGCCGTTGATCCAGAGGGTGAGCTTGTCCTTTTCGAGGGCCGGGGCGGCGCTGGACAGGGCGAGTGTCGCGGTGGCGACGGCCAGGGTGACGAGTCTGTTCACGTTCGTTGTCCTGCCTCTTGCTGGTTGGTCGGCGCCGGATGCCGACGGCCTGGCGCGGGCGTTCGGGAAGCGGCCCCGCGCCGGTGTGAAACCCACTCTTGTTATCGTCGACAGGCGCCGGGAGGCTCACGGGCACCCCCGTCGGCCCCTCGCGGGAACCGCCCGTCGGCCGAGTATAGCCCATGGTCATTGTCCGCGAAACCGGGCTGATGAACGATCTGGGTCAGTGCCGAAAAACGACGCTGCCTGTTGTGTGACCGCGACATTTTTCCTTTCCGCCCTCGCCGGGAGGCTGGGGACGGCCGCAAGCTGGCCTCGAAAATACTTGCAAAACATGCCTCGACAACTCGTTCTTTAGGGTCTACATTAAGGGTCAGGCGATTGTGTGAAAAACGCAACGTCGGAGGAAGGGTCTGGGGAATCGGTCGAGCCCGTGCCGGGCGGCCGCTCCGGCGCCTGGCCAGCGCACCATGATCTCGACCCGCGGTGATGCGTGCAGCCGCAAAGGTTCCTTGCGGTTGCCGCGTCTCGCGCCACGGGTGGGCACGCAGGCCCCCCGTACGCGCCCCGCGGCAGGTCCCGCCCGGCGGGATGATCATCCGAATTTTTGGGGGAATATCGATGAAAGCTCGCGTGTTGACGGCGGCCTTCGCCGCCTGCCTGGCGTCAGGTGCGCTCCCGGCCGAGGATGCGGCCAAGAACTACCTGCCGGACTTCCACGGCTATCTGCGTTCCGGGCTCGGTGCCACCAGCGGCGGCGGGGACCAATCCTGCTTCCAGTCCAATGGCGCCGACAGCAAATACCGCCTCGGCAACGAGTGCGAGACCTACATGGAGATCGTGCTCGGCAAATCGCTGTGGGAGCAGAACGGCCAGAGCTTCTACATCGATACCCGCATCGCCTACAAATCCGGGCAACAGAACGACTGGGAAGAGGACCCGGGCGACGGCTCCGGTTCCAACAGCGACTCGATCTCCGGTGATCGCGCCGTCGCCGCCCACCCGTACCGGGACTCGGTGGTGTCGCTGCGCGAGGCCAACGCCCAGTTCCGCGGCGTGATTCCCGGCCAGAAGCGCTCCAACCTGTGGGCCGGCAAGCGCTTCTATCAGCGCCACGATATCCACATGGCGGACTTTTACTATTGGGATATCTCCGGCCCCGGGGTCGGCCTGGAATATTGGACGCTGGGCCCCGGGGACCTGTCGGTGGCCTGGATCCGCAACACCGACGGCGCCTGGGCCAACGGTCTGGGGACCGATTTCTGGGCTACGGACGGCATCCGCCCGAACGTCGTCAATAACGTCGTGAGCCTGCGTTATGCCAACCTGAAGACCAACAAGGACGGCAGCCTGGAGCTGGGCGCCGAGTGGGGCGGGGCCGATCTGACCAACGGCCAGAGAAATTATCTGTTCGTCAACGCCGATGACGAGGTCTATCAGCGCGGTTTCGACAATCAGAACGGTTGGATGTTTACCGCCGAGCACACCCAGGGCAACTGGTTCGGCTCCGGCTACAACAAGTTCGCGGCCCAGTATGCCAACGGCAGTATGGCCGCCACCGGCAACAACGACACCCACAGCCACAGCTTCTCCAATGTGAACCGGATGTGGCGGGTCATCGACCATGGGGTACTCGTCTTCAACAGCCGCATCGCGATGATGTACGCGACCTGGTATGAGTCGAAGAAATCGATCGACGGCGGCACCAAGGATTGGTTCTCCATCGGCATCCGCCCCCAGTACAACTGGTCGGATACGATGAACACGACGCTCGAGGTTGGTTATGACAATGTGGCCTTCGGGCACGACTGGGCCGGCTATATCCCGGACCCTACCCAACCGGACTATATTGCGAACTGCGCCGAGCGCAACAACCACTGCGTCCTGACCAAGGTGACGCTGGCCCAGCAGTGGCAGGCGGGCCCGAGCATCTGGGCACGTCCGGTGCTGCGTCTGTTCGTCACCTACGCGGATTGGAACCAGGGTAACTACCCCCAGACCCCGGGTATCATCCCGATCAGGGATACCACCGGTACCACCTTCGGCGCCCAAGTGGAGGCCTGGTGGTGAGGTCCTTGCCGCCCCGGTCGGCCGGGGCGGCGGCCGCATCTTCGGGGGTGTCGTGCGGCGGTCCCGGCCGCCACGGCACCGACAGCGTTCTTAACCAGTCCTGGAATCCCTCATGCCCAGATCTCTTACCGTCACCGCGCTCGCCCTTGCCCTGGTGACCGTCGCCGGCTGCGCCGGTTCGGGCAAGACCACCTGGGTCGCCCCCCTGGAGTCGCGCTCGCCCATGTATACGGCAGTCAGTCCGAGCGCCGCCGCGAGCCTCGCGACGCTCTCTGCCGTGCGGGTCTGTTGCGACACCCTCTCGGCGCTGCACTATCAACCATTGAACACCGGGGACAGCGAATTTTTCAAGCTCGACGCCAATTCGCAGGCCTTCGCGTTCGCGACCGGCAAGAGCCTGCTTGCCGCCTTCGTGATCCCGGATGAACTGGAACGTGCCACCCTCACCATCGAGGCGATCGCCGGGGCCACGGTCTTCGTCCCCACGGTCCTGATCCTGGATCGGGACTTCCGGGTCAGCCGCGCCATCGATTCCAGCAATTTCAAATACACCCCGGCCGGTTTCATGGAGCCCCAACGCCTGCGGGGCAAGGTCTATCTGGACCGCCGTCAGGGGGGGGAACTGGCGGCCGAGAAGTACCTGATCGTCTTCACGACGGATAAGGACCTGCGTGGCTCGACCCGGATGATGAGCGAGGCCAGGCTCTATGCCCGCGCCCATGGCCTGGTGGACCCCGGCCTGCCGGACCCCATCGCCCAGCACGCCGCCACCGGGGTGTTCCGGATGGGGGTGGGGGACCTGGAGGTTTCCGCCGCCTCCACCACCCAGTATGTCAGGCAGCAGCAAGGCGCGAGCCGCTATGTGCCCCCGACCAGCGCCGTTGCCCCAGCGCCGCGGCCGGCGCGGCCCGCGGCCCAGCCAAGCGCCCGCGTGGCCAAGGCCGGCGCGCAGCCGATGCTGAAGGAGACCCAGACCATGTACGACCGGATGATCCAGCAATCCGTCGCGCTGGGTGACATGGACCGCGCCTGGCGGCTGGTCCAGGAGGCCGAGCGGGCCGGCTCTACCACGGCGCGCGCGACCTTCGTCGGCGCGGTGGAGAACAAATAGGGGCCACGGGAGCGCGGGTGCGATCAGAACTGATGTGGTGACCGAGATCCCGGGTACGCTGTCGTTGTCGTTGTCGTAATCGTAATCGCAATCGAATAATCCGACCACGATTACGACAACGACAACGACGCCCGGTCCGTGAAAACGTCCGGTCGCTGTAGCTGTAGGGTACGCGATGTGTACCCTACGATATGTGCGTTAACACATCAGTTCCAGTCGCACCCCGGGGGCGCCCGGGCACAATGAAATTTCGGCTTTTCCCAGGTCTTCGGTAGACTCCCCGGCCTAGTACCTTCCAACCCCCGGAGTCGTCCATGCACCGCACCAGCGGCATCCTGCTGCACCCCACCTCCCTCCCGGGTCCCTTCGGCATCGGCGACCTGGGGCCGAGCGCCCACCGCTTCGTCGATTTCCTCACCCAGGCCGGCCAAGGGCTCTGGCAGGTCCTGCCGCTCGGGCCCACCGGTTACCGGGATTCCCCCTACCAGTGCATCAGCGCCTACGCCGGCAACCCCTTGCTGATCAGTCCGGAGTCCTTGCTCGCGGCCGGTTGGATCGACCCCGCGGACCTCGAACACCCGGACTTTCCGGACGCGGCCGTGGACTTCGGCCCGGCCCACGCCTGGAAGGGTGCCCTGCTCGATCGTGCCCACCAGGGTTTCCTCACCCGCGCCGACCAGGGCCAGCGCGACGCCTTTGCCCGCTTCCAGGAGGAGCACCGCGACTGGCTGGTCGACTACAGCCTCTTCAGCGCGCTGAAGAGCGCCTTCGACCTGCGGCCCTGGACCGCCTGGCCAGCGCCGCTGGCGCTGCGTGAACCGGCAGCGCTCCAGGCCTGGGCCCAGGACAACGCGCCGCAGATCGAGCGCGAGTGTCTGGTCCAGTTCCTTTTTTTCAGCCAGTGGTCGGCGTTGCGTGACTATGCACACGAGCGCGGCGTCCACCTGGTGGGCGACATGCCGATCTTCGTCGCCCACGACTCGGCCGAGGTCTGGACCCATCGCGAGTGGTTCCAACTGGAGCCGGACGGCCAGCCCACCGTCATCGCCGGGGTCCCGCCCGATTATTTCAGCCCCACCGGCCAGCGTTGGGGCAACCCGCTCTACGACTGGCCCGCCCTGGCCGCCGACGGCTACGGGTTCTGGGTGCAGCGTCTGCGCCGCCTGCTGGGGGTCACGGACCTGGTGCGGGTGGACCACTTCCGCGGCTTTGCCGCCTATTGGGAGGTCCCGGCGAGCGAGGAGACGGCGGTCAACGGGCACTGGGTCCCGGGTCCCGGGATGGACCTCTTCAACGCCCTGCGTGACGCCCTGGGAGGGGACCTGCCGCTGATCGCCGAGGACCTGGGCGTCATCACCCCGGACGTCGAGGCCCTGCGCGACGGGCTTGAGTTGCCGGGCATGGCCATCCTCCAGTTCGCCTTCGAGGATACCAGCGAGTGTTTCGGACACTGCCAGTTCCTGCCCCACAACCACCGACCGCGCCAGGTGGTCTACACCGGCACCCACGACAACAACACCATCGGCGGCTGGTGGTCGGAGCAGGCGGAGCCGATCCGCTCCCTGGTCTGCCGCTATTTCGACATCGACGGCAGCGAGCCCCACTGGGCCTTCATCCGCGCCGCCCTGGCCTCGGTGGCCTCGCTCGCCCTGTTCCCGCTGCAGGACCTGATGGGCGCCGGGGCCGCGGCGACCATGAACCGCCCCGGCACCGTGCAGGGCAACTGGGTCTGGCGGTTCCGTGAGGAGGACCTGGACCCCGCCGCGGCCGACCGACTGCGCGACCTGAGCCGTCTGTTCTGCCGGCGGCCCTATCCGCCGGCCGGGGGCTGAGCCCGGTCGGCGTCGCTCAGGTCGGCCGCCGGCTCAAGGCAGTTGCACCAGCGAGGGCGCCGACCAGCCGGGGGCGCGGTGCTCCGCGATCACCGTGGTATCGATCCCCCCGCGCAGGTTGAAGTCCGCCGTCAGGCGCATAAAGCGGGGTCCGGTGGCCGCCACCAGGTCGTCTAAGATGCGGTTGGTCACCGCCTCATGGAAGGCGCCCTCGTCGCGATAGGACCAGACATAGAGCTTGAGCGACTTGAGCTCCACGCACCGCTGGTCCGGGATGTACTCCAGGGTGAGTTCCGCGAAGTCCGGTTGACCGGTCTTGGGGCACAGGCAGGTGAACTCCGGGACGCGGATGCGGATGGTGTAGTCACGCCCGGGTTGCGGGTTGTCGAAGGTCTCAAGGGACCGGCTGGGGGCACTGGGCATGGGGGCGTCTCCGAAAGTCGCGGGATTCAGGTCGGCGGCGTGGGCCGCGGGGACAAGGCGCAAGTGTACCTGTCCGGGCGGAACGGCGGCCCGCCAATCCACGCTCCATACAGGGTCGAGTGCTCTCGGATCGCCGAGTTGCACTCGCCGACGGGTCGGGGCCCGAGGCCCCGACCCTTGGGCTGGGGCTGTTGTGAAAGGGTGCTGGAGCGCTCGCGGAGTTGAGGTTGCCCAGACTCAGGGCCCCGCCGCTCGCCTGGATCAGGGTGGTGGCGGTGCCGCCGCCGACAGCAGGCCGTTGCCGCCTGAGATTGGCGATGTTGTCGGTGCTCGTGATGGCGTTGCCGTTAAGGGTAAAGGCCCCGGCCCCTGCCAGGAAGCTGATCCCGGCGCTGGAGCGGCCCGACAGGTCGTTGTTGCAGGGCATCGCCGTTGATCGGCAGGGGAGAGGACGGCGTCGGCGCCGGGTTGCCCCAATTGGTGTTGAGCGTACTCGGGTTGATGTATCCCCAGTTGTCCGCGAGCCCTTGCAGCGCCCGGTCGGCGGCCCGCTTTCAGCCGTTGCATCAGAAATAAAGGGCGCTGACCCGCCACCCGCCCCCGGCGAAGCGCATCCGGACCACGACCGGCGCCGTGACCGCGCCGCCCAGGCGCAGCGTGAAATGCAGCGGGTGGTCGAAGAAGGCCCAGGAGAGGGCGGGCCAGAGGCCGGTCCCAGGCGGGGAGCGGGACAGCAATTGTTCCCGCACCCAGGCCAGCGTGACCTCCTGCTCCAGGGCGCTGGTGCCGCGGCGCCGGATGGCCTGTTGCAGCCACTCGATGAAGTCGTCGGAGAAGGGACCCAGGGTGCCGCCGGCGTCCTTGTTGAGGGTGCGGCGGATCGCATCCCGCACCGCGGCGAGGTCCACCAGCCGCGTCAGGCTGGCCTGGTCGTTCCGGACCAGGGCCCGGTCCAACTGCCACAACGTCAGGAAGGGCCAGGCCAGCCAGCCGTACATGACGAGCAGCAGCGTCATCAGGACCCGGCCTAAGCGCCGTCGCCGGGCACTGATGACCCGGCCGCCCCACCGGGTGTCGGCCGCCGCGGGGCCCAGCCTCATGCCGACTCCGCTTGCCGCTGCTCCAATTCCTCCCCGACCTCCAGCCACTGCGTCTCGGCGACCGCCAACTCGGCCGCGACCCGGTTGCTTTCCTCCATCAGGGTCAGCAGGCGCGGTTTGGCCTCCGGGGCATAAATCTCGGGCTGCGCCAGGGCGCTCGCCAGTTCCTGGTGCCGGGCGGCCAGCCGCTCCAGGGTCCGCTCCAGGGCCTGGAGGCGGTTGCGCAGGGGTTGCAGGGCGCGGCGCAGGTCAGCGGACTGGCGGCGCTGCTGCTTGCGGTCGGCGCCCTCGCGGGCCTCGGCCTCGGGGCGCGCGCCGGTGCGATCCGGGTCGCGGGCGGCGAGCCAGGCCGGGTAGTCGTCCAGGTCCCCATCAAAGGGTGCGACCAGGCCGCCGTCCACCAGCAGCAGGGTGTCGGCGGTCACGCGCAGCAGGTGCCGGTCATGGGAGACCAGCACCAGAGCGCCCTCGTACTCCTGGAGTGCCTCGCTCAGGGCCTGGCGCATCTCCAGGTCCAGGTGGTTGGTGGGCTCGTCCAGCAGCAGCAGGTTGGGGCGCTGACGGATCAACAGGGCCAGCACCAGGCGCGCCTTCTCGCCGCCGGACAGGGGCGCCACCGGGCTCGAGGCGCGATCCCCATCGAACCCGAAACCGCCCAGGTAGTCGCGCAGGGCCTGCTCGGTGGCCTTGGGGTCCAGGCGTTGCAGGTGCTTGAGCGGGCTTTCATCGATCCGCAGTTGGTCGAGCTGGTGCTGGGCGAAGTAGCCGACCTTCAACTCCTGGGCGGTCTCGCGGCGTCCGGCGCTGGGTGCCAGGTCACCGGCCAGGACCTTGACCAGCGTCGACTTGCCGGCCCCGTTGCGGCCGAGCAGGCCGATCCGGTCGCCCGGGTTGAGGCTAAGGTTCAATCCCTTGAGGATGGGCCGGCCGGCATAACCGGCGGCCAGCCCCTCCAGACGCAGCAGGGGGTGGGGCAGGTGCGTCGGGGCCTCGAAGCCGAAGTGGAAGGGTGAGTCCACATGGGCCGGGGCGATCAGTTCCATGCGCTCCAGGGCCTTGATCCGGCTCTGTGCCTGCCGGGCCTTGGTCGCCTTGGCGCGGAAGCGCTCTACGAAGCTGTGGATGTGGGCGACCTCGCGCTGCTGGCGTTCGTAGGCCGACTGCTGCTGGGCGAGGCGCTCCGCGCGCTGGCGCTCGAAGGCCGAATAGTTGCCGGCATAGAGGGTGAGGCGCCCCTGCTCCAGGTGCAGGGTGTGGCTGACCACGCTGTCCAGAAAATCCCGGTCGTGGGAGATCAGGATCAGGGTGCCCTGATAGGACTTGAGCCAGGCCTCCAGCCAGATCACCGCGTCCAGGTCCAGATGGTTGGTCGGCTCGTCGAGCAGCAGCAGGTCCGAGCGGCACATCAGGGTGCGGGCGAGCGCCAGGCGCATCCGCCAGCCGCCGGAATAGCTGTTCACCGGCCGGCGCTCGTCGCCCGGGGCGAAGCCCAGCCCGTGGAGCAGGCGCCCGGCGCGGCTCTCGGCCCCATAGCCCCCGATGGACTCCAACTGGCCGGCCAATTCACCGTGACGCAGACCGTCCCCGGCCGCATCGGCGGCGGCCAGGTCCAGTTGGATGCGCCGCAGTTCCCGATCGCCGTCCAGGACGAACTCGATAGCCGGCCCCGCGCCGTCCGGGGTGTGCTGGGCGACATGGGCCAGTTCCCAGCCGGCCGGCAGTGAGCAGTCCCCGGTGTCCGCGTGCAGTTCCCCGCGCAGCAGGGCGAACAGGCTGGACTTGCCCGAGCCGTTGGCCCCCACGAGACCGACCTTCTGACCCGGATAGACGGTCAGACTGGCCCCGGACAGCAGCAGCCGCGGACCGCGGCGCATTGATAGATCAGTAAGTTGCAGCATCTTCAGTGGCACGTCCAGCGGGCAAATGTGGTCGTTGTCGTAATCGTTGTCGTAATCGGAGAAGCGATGCAGTTTGAGGTGCGAGAGAATCCGGGGCGCCAGCATAACCTCGATTACGACAACGACAACGACAACGACAACGACAACGACAACGACAACGACGCTAAAAGTATCCTCTAATGGACTTGTTTGACCTCAATTAGTAACCGTTCCTGGGTGCAGGGTTCACGCCGCCCCCCGATCCAGCCGCCGGTAGCCCACCGCCTCGCCCAGATGGGCCGCGGTGATGGCCTCCATCCCCGCCAGGTCGGCGATGGTGCGCGCGACCTTGAGTATCCGGTGATAGGCGCGCGCCGACAGGGCGAGCCGGGTCAGGGCCTGCTGTAATAGCCGCTGGCCCTGATCGTCGAGCGCACAGTCGCGCTCGATCTCGCGCGGGCGCAGGGCGCAGTTGGGCCGCCCCGCCCGGGCCTGCGCCCGTGCGCGTGCCGCCCCGACCCGCGCCCGGGTCGCGGCACTGCCTCCCTCACCGCCCGAGACGCCGCCCGGGGTCGGACCGGCCAGCCGGGCGAGATCCAGCCGCGGGACCTCCACATGCATGTCGATACGGTCCAGCAGGGGGCCGGAGATGCGCCCGCGATAGCGCGCGACCTGCTCCGCCGTGCAGTGGCAACGCCCGCTCTCGTCGCCCAGATAGCCGCAGGGGCAGGGGTTCATGGCCGCCACCAGTTGGAAGCGCGCCGGAAACTCCGCCTGGCGGGCGGCCCGGGAGATATGGATGTGCCCGGACTCCAGGGGCTCGCGCAGCACCTCCAGCACCCGCCGGTCGAACTCCGGCAATTCGTCCAGGAACAGCACCCCCAGGTGGGCGAGCGAGATCTCCCCCGGGCGCGGGTTGCTTCCCCCGCCGACCAGGGCCACGCCGGAGGCGGTGTGGTGCGGGGAGCGGAAGGGCCGCTGCCGCCAGGTCGTCGGGTCGAAGGCATCGCGGTCGCTGATGGAGCGCAGGGCCGCGGTCTCCAGGGCCTCGGCCTCACTCAGCGGCGGCAAGAGCCCGGGCAAGCGATTGGCGAGCATCGACTTGCCGGTGCCCGGCGGGCCGATCAGCAGCAGGCTGTGCCCGCCCGCCGCGGCCACCTCCAGGGCGCGCTTGGCGTGTTCCTGACCCCGCACCTCCGCGAGATCCGGGTAGTCCGGGTCAGACACCGCGGCCGTATCCGGCACATAGACCGGCAAGGGGTCGGTGCCGTTGAGGTGTCCGCACAGGTCCATCAGGTGGCGCGCCGGACGCAGCTTGAGCCCGCCAACCAGGCCCGCCTCTGCCGCGTTCTCCGCCGGCAGGATCAGTTCGCGTCCGGCGCGTTGAGTCGCCAGGGCCGCCGGCAAGACCCCGCTGACGGGGCGCAGGTCGCCGGACAGGGCCAGTTCGCCCAGGAATTCATAGGCGTTCAGTTGCCCCGACCGGACCTGACCGGAGGCGCCCAGGATACCGAGCGCGATGGCCAGATCGAAGCGCCCGCCCTCCTTGGGCAGGTCTGCCGGGGCCAGGTTGATGGTGATGCGCCCGAGCGGAAACTGGAAGCGCCCGTTGAGCAGGGCGCCCCGCACCCGGTCCTTGCTCTCCCTGACCGCCAGTTCCGGCAGCCCGACGATGGAGAGGGCCGGCAGTCCGCCGCCCAGATGGACCTCGACGGTCACCAAAGGGGCGTCGAT
The DNA window shown above is from Candidatus Thiodictyon syntrophicum and carries:
- the queF gene encoding preQ(1) synthase codes for the protein MPSAPSRSLETFDNPQPGRDYTIRIRVPEFTCLCPKTGQPDFAELTLEYIPDQRCVELKSLKLYVWSYRDEGAFHEAVTNRILDDLVAATGPRFMRLTADFNLRGGIDTTVIAEHRAPGWSAPSLVQLP
- the malE gene encoding maltose/maltodextrin ABC transporter substrate-binding protein MalE; this translates as MNRLVTLAVATATLALSSAAPALEKDKLTLWINGDKGYNGLAEVAKRFTADTGVPVEVSHPDNVEQRFQQVASNAQGPDIMFWPHDRFGEWAKGGLIAPLNPSAQMRAKIDDFAWDAVSIDGKVYGYPIAAEAVSLIYNKDLLPDGPPKTFEEMAALDTRLQKDNKHAILWAYETPYFTYPLLAAGGGYAFKKRADGSFDVKDTGINNAGSKQGVAFVANLIEQGHLPRGLDYGVAEAKFNKGEAAMTINGPWSWDNLSKSGIKYGLAKLPTLGGKPARAFVGVLGGAINNASPNKDLATLFLEEYLLTPEGLKAMNDDKPLGAVTLKSFQAQLAADERIKVTYENAKNGEPMPSVPEMIKYWSNLEGALKNVAAGRQPVDAALDDAATRVVK
- a CDS encoding DUF2939 domain-containing protein codes for the protein MRLGPAAADTRWGGRVISARRRRLGRVLMTLLLVMYGWLAWPFLTLWQLDRALVRNDQASLTRLVDLAAVRDAIRRTLNKDAGGTLGPFSDDFIEWLQQAIRRRGTSALEQEVTLAWVREQLLSRSPPGTGLWPALSWAFFDHPLHFTLRLGGAVTAPVVVRMRFAGGGWRVSALYF
- a CDS encoding ATP-binding cassette domain-containing protein, with protein sequence MLQLTDLSMRRGPRLLLSGASLTVYPGQKVGLVGANGSGKSSLFALLRGELHADTGDCSLPAGWELAHVAQHTPDGAGPAIEFVLDGDRELRRIQLDLAAADAAGDGLRHGELAGQLESIGGYGAESRAGRLLHGLGFAPGDERRPVNSYSGGWRMRLALARTLMCRSDLLLLDEPTNHLDLDAVIWLEAWLKSYQGTLILISHDRDFLDSVVSHTLHLEQGRLTLYAGNYSAFERQRAERLAQQQSAYERQQREVAHIHSFVERFRAKATKARQAQSRIKALERMELIAPAHVDSPFHFGFEAPTHLPHPLLRLEGLAAGYAGRPILKGLNLSLNPGDRIGLLGRNGAGKSTLVKVLAGDLAPSAGRRETAQELKVGYFAQHQLDQLRIDESPLKHLQRLDPKATEQALRDYLGGFGFDGDRASSPVAPLSGGEKARLVLALLIRQRPNLLLLDEPTNHLDLEMRQALSEALQEYEGALVLVSHDRHLLRVTADTLLLVDGGLVAPFDGDLDDYPAWLAARDPDRTGARPEAEAREGADRKQQRRQSADLRRALQPLRNRLQALERTLERLAARHQELASALAQPEIYAPEAKPRLLTLMEESNRVAAELAVAETQWLEVGEELEQRQAESA
- a CDS encoding maltoporin — protein: MKARVLTAAFAACLASGALPAEDAAKNYLPDFHGYLRSGLGATSGGGDQSCFQSNGADSKYRLGNECETYMEIVLGKSLWEQNGQSFYIDTRIAYKSGQQNDWEEDPGDGSGSNSDSISGDRAVAAHPYRDSVVSLREANAQFRGVIPGQKRSNLWAGKRFYQRHDIHMADFYYWDISGPGVGLEYWTLGPGDLSVAWIRNTDGAWANGLGTDFWATDGIRPNVVNNVVSLRYANLKTNKDGSLELGAEWGGADLTNGQRNYLFVNADDEVYQRGFDNQNGWMFTAEHTQGNWFGSGYNKFAAQYANGSMAATGNNDTHSHSFSNVNRMWRVIDHGVLVFNSRIAMMYATWYESKKSIDGGTKDWFSIGIRPQYNWSDTMNTTLEVGYDNVAFGHDWAGYIPDPTQPDYIANCAERNNHCVLTKVTLAQQWQAGPSIWARPVLRLFVTYADWNQGNYPQTPGIIPIRDTTGTTFGAQVEAWW
- a CDS encoding MalM family protein codes for the protein MPRSLTVTALALALVTVAGCAGSGKTTWVAPLESRSPMYTAVSPSAAASLATLSAVRVCCDTLSALHYQPLNTGDSEFFKLDANSQAFAFATGKSLLAAFVIPDELERATLTIEAIAGATVFVPTVLILDRDFRVSRAIDSSNFKYTPAGFMEPQRLRGKVYLDRRQGGELAAEKYLIVFTTDKDLRGSTRMMSEARLYARAHGLVDPGLPDPIAQHAATGVFRMGVGDLEVSAASTTQYVRQQQGASRYVPPTSAVAPAPRPARPAAQPSARVAKAGAQPMLKETQTMYDRMIQQSVALGDMDRAWRLVQEAERAGSTTARATFVGAVENK
- the malQ gene encoding 4-alpha-glucanotransferase — its product is MHRTSGILLHPTSLPGPFGIGDLGPSAHRFVDFLTQAGQGLWQVLPLGPTGYRDSPYQCISAYAGNPLLISPESLLAAGWIDPADLEHPDFPDAAVDFGPAHAWKGALLDRAHQGFLTRADQGQRDAFARFQEEHRDWLVDYSLFSALKSAFDLRPWTAWPAPLALREPAALQAWAQDNAPQIERECLVQFLFFSQWSALRDYAHERGVHLVGDMPIFVAHDSAEVWTHREWFQLEPDGQPTVIAGVPPDYFSPTGQRWGNPLYDWPALAADGYGFWVQRLRRLLGVTDLVRVDHFRGFAAYWEVPASEETAVNGHWVPGPGMDLFNALRDALGGDLPLIAEDLGVITPDVEALRDGLELPGMAILQFAFEDTSECFGHCQFLPHNHRPRQVVYTGTHDNNTIGGWWSEQAEPIRSLVCRYFDIDGSEPHWAFIRAALASVASLALFPLQDLMGAGAAATMNRPGTVQGNWVWRFREEDLDPAAADRLRDLSRLFCRRPYPPAGG
- a CDS encoding YifB family Mg chelatase-like AAA ATPase, which produces MSLCVLYSRAREGIDAPLVTVEVHLGGGLPALSIVGLPELAVRESKDRVRGALLNGRFQFPLGRITINLAPADLPKEGGRFDLAIALGILGASGQVRSGQLNAYEFLGELALSGDLRPVSGVLPAALATQRAGRELILPAENAAEAGLVGGLKLRPARHLMDLCGHLNGTDPLPVYVPDTAAVSDPDYPDLAEVRGQEHAKRALEVAAAGGHSLLLIGPPGTGKSMLANRLPGLLPPLSEAEALETAALRSISDRDAFDPTTWRQRPFRSPHHTASGVALVGGGSNPRPGEISLAHLGVLFLDELPEFDRRVLEVLREPLESGHIHISRAARQAEFPARFQLVAAMNPCPCGYLGDESGRCHCTAEQVARYRGRISGPLLDRIDMHVEVPRLDLARLAGPTPGGVSGGEGGSAATRARVGAARARAQARAGRPNCALRPREIERDCALDDQGQRLLQQALTRLALSARAYHRILKVARTIADLAGMEAITAAHLGEAVGYRRLDRGAA